From the Tigriopus californicus strain San Diego chromosome 4, Tcal_SD_v2.1, whole genome shotgun sequence genome, the window AAACTGTCGAAAGCGAAAAAAACCATTAATGACAACTTATTGGGATAAACTTTGTGCAAGATTAAATATCACTTCCCTGGAATAAtttgaaatccattttcatcaaGTTTAGTAAAAAACACGCTGCAAAAAACCTCGGATCTTCTGAAATCATTCACAAAACAAACATAATGTCTGTGGTCCTTTTTGTCTCCTACAACATTTCTCCAAAGTGGCAAGCATAAAGAATCTTTTTTTCCGCACATTTTTTCATTactctcattttttcaaatttatgtttgaaaatatCCTGTTTACAACAGAAAGTTTCggaaattcgttttttttttcattcaagctATCAAATAACCTGGAGTAGCAATGTGAAACATGAGGCAGCAATGATAAGGCAAGAATGTGTACCTATGATCAAATTTTAGTATTGGAGGCAAACCTTTTTTTGGATCAGACTATCTGGTAGTCGATGATCAAAATGCCTTAGAGACCATCAAGAACTAAAAACTTTCAAGTCCTCCTTGCCCAAATGGTGTGATATCTCAAATTTTGATACAATGGTCACAGATTATTTATTGCCCCTGTTTTCTCGTGCTTGATGAGTTGCACTTTGGATCAGGGCaggtttcctttttctttgacgttagctcatgttgtttcTATTTCTAAAGAAAGATACAAGTATGAATTAAGAGACTGACTTTGGATATTGTGAAGATATTCGAGGAGATAATCAATTAAAACATtgtagaatttcttgaagCCCAACAAGTCATTCTTGCCAATCAAGACTGGAGTCATAAGTATATTAATGCAGTCTCTGTGAGCGTTGCCAAGGCTCTTGGCAAGGtcgatcatggccttttggaGAGCAGGTTTCACGAAATTAGAATCCAATGGAAGGAGCTCGATTGAATAAGAGGTTTTATGAGTGAAATTAAGAAATTGATTAAGGTTCAAGAGTGGCTTAATCACATTTACGAAGAATACAAGTCAAGTGTCTCACAGGGTTCAATATTGGGTCCCTCTTTTCCTACGTTTGTATTGCTCCATTTCAAAGGCTTATCGTTGAGACCAGTATTCCCTCCAATTGCTGATGATAGGAGACTGTCAAAATGCGCGTTATTCGATTCATGTTCGAATTCGCGAAAATAGGTTGAATTGTATATGCCAGTAttcttcacattttcatgTAACTACTCCATCAATACCCCTATTCTCAACTTAGTAACTGTCGAAGGAAAGGGTTGGTAAACTATGAATGTGCATTTTAATGATATTTTACTCGAATACCGGATTTGATTTTTAAAGTcaatcttttaaaatgaaGAGTTTTTTAAgtacaaaataaaatgattgaaccTCTGATCGATGGATCGTACTTTCTTATTTTTTGATATATGACCAATGGTGCAGATTGTTAAAgattggcttcaaatttgttttgggtcTCTTTCACATAATCTTATGTTCCTTGATAATCTTTTTCTAGCTCAAAATAATACAAATTATATATTAAACAGAGATCAATTATTTAGAAACGGTACCAATACATTGACACaaatttatttgtttattgtttgcaCCACTCATGGCTCAGATTTGATGATTAAGAATATGAATTAGGAAGGATGAGTTATATAATGTGTTGGTGGTTCTTTCTCCTTTCCAGAGGGAAACATGAAAAGTCGTCAAGTCCTACAAGGACTCCTATTCATTTATTTCGTCCAGAGCTGTAAGTACTTATCAAGATGTTCCCATACCTAGATGTTCATTAACGAATAAACAGACGAACCCAAATTTAGAACATTAAGGTTAACTTTGTTAAGATTGTTGATAAACAACgaaaaaatttgcagaaaacaGAACAAAGTCGATCAAAACATGTTTAATCGCTTTTTGATTCTAAATGACAAGTGTAAATAGTTTATACGATGAATTTTTAATTCGCTGAAAGATGAGAAACTCTTGAAATAACTCTGAAAACAAAAAcgcgaaaaaaaagttctggCTTAACAACAGAGAATATAAATTACAAATATGATTACGGTTTCATCCTCAAACCTAATCCAAGGCTAAGCTTGATTAACCATTTGGCCCAATTTAAGTTTGTTTCATGTTAATTGTGTCAACTTTTTTATAAGTTCAGTGGTGGACATATTCATGCTCATAGTTCATATGGAAGCTTGGACTTACCCTTCATCAATAACTGGaatttttgcaatcaaatcTTTGGTGAGAATGGTTTTCAAGCTGgtttaaaaaatgtttattgagCGAGAGAAAAACACTTGCGAAGTCTTTGTCTATTGTGGTAATGGTtaaaaaagtatatttttaTGCTTTTTGTAATAGAATACaaatgattattcattttttttaaacttccCTTCAAATCCGGTCTTTATTCTCAAGTTGCTTCGCAAGTGAAAGTTCTCTTGGAAATATTTTGTCTTCACTCGCTCTCGAGAGGGCCTTGAGAGATGTAGATGGTTAGAGAACAAACCTGGAAGCTGACATTTATGAGCAAACTGGTCCCAAAATGGAATATTCTTTaagaaaatggttgatggaaAAGCATTCCAAGTGCATTTGAAGAAGGAATAACTGCCTGTTTGGAACACGGCATGAATGGCACCAAGGTCCTCTCAAGAGGTGTAAGcaaacttttgtaaaaaaaactttttttccgagctttaaACGAAAAATTACCTTCAGGGATGTCATGGTGTGGTGCAAAATAAATGTGTAGACCCATTACTCTCAATTATAAAACAACTCGCCAACACCAAGTAATGCTTTGACGGGAAACGACATGAAAGGAAAATACACTAGTGATAATAAAAAAGTTCATtggaaacaacaacaatatatTTGGCAACCAGTGGCATTGTGGCAACAACTCCTGAGACCGACATGGATTTTTTACCAAGTAAAGACACCATTCAGTCACGGATCTGGTTTATTTCGATGTTTGGACTTGACAGAGCCAATGTTACGGAGACTTGGGTTTACCAATCCTCGATCGAACAATAAGTTGAGCTGACAAGACGGCCACTGCACGAAGAATCTTGGGGTTTGCGGTTGCAAGAATGTCCATGGACAAAATGTAGAAGGCATATTTTCAGCCCTATCTTTGAAAGGCTAGATACTCCTAAAAATGATtaaatgtgtgtgtgtttggtTATAATATTTTTAGCACGTCGAAGGTTTAAATGCCCTGCCGTTATTCGAAACGATACAATGGCACAAATAAACTCAATAACCGTCTTCATGAGGTTGCTTTTATCGTTTTTATTCTTGAAGCGTAATAGTGCTGATGTTCAAGTTTGTTCTTTAACCTGGAATTTTGAAAGAGCTGTAATGAAAATACAGACGATCTACCATGatacaaaagaaaactgtaaAATATCTATCATATAGACATTGGAGTTAGTTAAGAGTCTTTTTTGTTGTATATAATAGTTCAAATTCGTGAGACATGAATCTTAAAGCTCCGTGATCAAGAAGAAGCCAGAATGAACAGAAATACGTGAATGTACATACCAACAAAGGCTCGTTAAATGAGAATTTCCGTAGTCTGCGATCGCaacaaaacatctttggattgGGTCAATTCCATCTTTTAGCCACTTGTGCATTCACGGCAGATCCACCAAGGCTAGACCTTTGTAGCAATCGGCCCAGGTTAACTCGATGAAACAAAGTTGTTAGAGATTACAAAGTCCGACCGACATCGACTTGCATTTACATCATCATGTCATTTGGAGCATTCTGTAGCATCAGCTATTGAGTGCAATTTCAAGCTCATAACTTTTTCCTCCGTCTTGTTATTCATGCATGAGATTCGAAAGAAAAAGGGAAACTAAGCGAATTCATTTCATCTTGACAGGCACCCTTGAAGGTCTGAGAACAACAAGCATTTCGCATTGTTCACGTCATATTCGAGCAATAGCCATAAAGGATATACCAGACAATAATAACACGTACTTTGTCATCCTCCAAGAGAGATCATTCGAATTGCTAGACTCAGCTACAAAACACCGGTTCAAAACATTGCTGTACTTGAAATGAGATCCATTCTCTTGGCTTTTGATCCAGGTTGAATCCAGGTTGTGAGTAAAGGTCAATAAAAAAGCCAAGTGCCGAAGAGAAATTGCCAAGGGATCACTAGTTGTTTTATCTTTATATCGGAACGTTCTACAGTTCAATTGGAAACCATTCTTGAGGCATATCACCGTGAAATTTACTATCTTCCATCTTGTCTTGGCTGGAAGATTGAGCTGATCCCATCTCTCTTTTGGTGTCGAACGAGACCTTCAAATCGTAGGATAAGGAGCAATGGTTCGATCTTCCCACcgaaaagtggaacatttaTTTTCTATTCATTTCAAGGATTCCATGGTTAGCTTCAAAACTCATATTGAGATAAAAAGTACAGTATTATACTCTGCATTAGTGATTAGTATTAAGGCCATACTTGTGTAGGTTGGCTAATGTTCCCAACTCCACTTTCAATCTAAGGCCAGCAGAATTTGATCCAAGGGCAGTTCCAATCGGGGCATCTAAGCCGTACCATGCTCGTATGCAAATCTAAGTTGAACTTTTTCTAGGTGAAGGTAAgggttctctttttttcctgagcttttgtttgaagagaaaagcaaTGTTCCTCATTGGATTGGGATTACCTCTATTTAGGTAAATTGTTATTGCTCCTCGTTATGCTTCCCTTTTGGGATCTACATTTAGTCTTTGCATGATACTCAGGTATAGAATACTCGGTCCAGGGTTCCAGTAGTAGGAGAGTGTCATTGCCTTTTTTAGGAAAACTTCTCTTAGGAGTAAAGGGTCTGAGCAACTTAACCCGCCTacttttgacttgttcgatTCCGAATTCAAAGAACTCGGAAAAATAAAATCTTCAGCTTGAGAAGCTGCCTAATAATCATTAGTTGCTAATCCCTCAAcatcaataatttgaaattttaacCCCCGAAAAGCGATTGATATGAGTTATTGTTACGAAACGACACAAAGTCTCCGACCATTTTTatgtcattcattttgacaagGCGAATGAGATCATGAGACtaagaaaaatcatttctgCAGTCTTCTGTACgtccaagaaattgaacgGAATCAGACAAAAAGATTTACTTAGGTCCGAGTTGGACACGAAGTTGAAAAATAGGTCAATTTtcgaaacatttcaaaaacaccCGGGATTTTGCCCACTTTTTCTCCCAGCTGTGACTGCCCGAGTTTGGGCCAAGTgttcaaatggaacatttcttAGTTTTTGGAGATCCCAGGAAGGGTCTTGAGGAAAAGTTAACTAATGATAGGTGTTCTATCGCATGTGATCGGGTTTTTGGGCTGTCAATTTATGGTATCCATATTCAATGAGGAGCATTGGTGTGAGCATTTCACGATGATTCGTGCTTCAAGATCTATACCAAGTCATCCATCATGCACACAACAAATTGAATACGCTTAAAATTTCTTAATCGGTCCCTTTGGAATGCACCAACGACTTAACGTGACTCTTTGTTTCCTACTAAATCTCTAAGTCTTAAAGTGTGTACCCAACAAGACCGTAAGGAAGATCAAAACGAATCGAATTAATTTATTCGTTTTTAAAAGACATGATTAACGTTCCCTCTTGGCTCTTCAATGGGCTATGACGTGATGAAAGACATTTCAGATATTGtgcaaaaattcattttctctaCTGCAGTGAATGGGTGGCAGAGATAAAAGGCCGGCTTTCATTATCTGACAGGCTATCAAAGGCCTCACTTGACAGCGGGTACTAAGTGCCAAATCACCCAGGGCCTCGGAAAAACTTCACATTACCACCATATTGGGGTAGCTGCTAGTTGGGAGAGAGTATCCTCATTGGAATTGGCAAACCACCTGGATCCGATTGGACTACGATCATTTTGAGGCCTGCTTCACTGACCTTGAATGTGTTCTCCTTCATTAAGATGATTGTCAGCACTTTTCTCTTTAAGTCTCTCAAAATAAGAGCCACTCAAAAGACTTAGTGACAGCCAGTCTCCTGGAAGAGGCCTTTATGTCTCAAATCGAAGAGCAATGCCTACTACAGCAATATGTACACGCCAAATCCGTCTTGGCGATGGCTGCAGAGTTTTCAAGCACTCCACGGCCCTTAATGCACTAAATTCGAACCCAATGACTGCATGACTTGGCTGCACTTCCAATTTCGGGTAAAGTTTGAGGTCCGGTCATAGAGGTAATGGCTATTGTGCTTGAACCTTCTATCCGAATCCCCTGATCAAGAAACTAAATTCTTGGTGGACTGGTCTCAAGTTAGGGTCGAATTTGACCTTGGCTCTCAActgaatcatttttctttgattgaacaGGACCAGGGCCTGAAATGATGCACCATTTCGATAACTGAAGCCAGTAATAAAGATTGGTAAATGATTTGTTTCCCTTCCGTCCCACTGATGGTATTTGGCGATGGTTTTATGGTGTAATTGTGTCTTATCTCTCATTGGTCTGAAGGAGGAAACTTTTCAGAAACCATTATACATAGCATGAAAGTTAACCGACTCGAGGAGTCCCCACTCCCCCGTCTGATTTAGAGTGGACTTCTTGAAGAGGGGATTTTCTCAATTCGAGAAGTTGAGTCCGGCTTCTGCGCGACTTGGAGAGGGACAACTTGTTAATGAACCCGGAGAGACATTTGCTATCGCTGTTTTCCTCTTCGAAGTCGTTTTCTTGTGAATAAGTCATGGTTTTGATTTCGTAGCGTTGCCTCTGGAGAACCTAATTGGAAAGCAGGTTAAACCTCTGCCGGATCCTGACCCTATTTTCAACCCCTATCCAACTCCAGACACGGGTCCCTACTTCGATCTTCACCGAACCGTCAATGTAACGGCCCTCAAAGGAGTCACGACTCATTTAGTTTGTCGCGTCAAGCGCTTGGGAAATCACACGGTGAGTTTGCGTTTCTCATCTTGTGCTCTTGGGACGGCGGGTGGATTCTGTTGGAATGGTTGGGTTGGTCtcatatttgtcatttatcTTGTTGCCTCTCTCAGGTCTCTTGGATAAGAATTGCCGATACAAGTTTATTGACGGTGGGTCGCTACACGTACACCACGGACCTTCGCTTTGAAGCATTTCACTCACCTCACACGGATGACTGGATTGTCCGACTCAAGAACCCCAAGCCCAAGGATACCGGTATATACGGATGTCAGATATCCACTACACCTCACCAGACTCATTTGGTCCATCTAGTGGTTCACGGTAAGTGCGCAGACTGTTCTAATGAAGTTGCCATCCATCCTGGCTTGTCTAGAGGCTTTTGTGATTCGTATAAAGGCCAGAAGGCCAGATGATGCGGCGGCCGAGCTAATTTCTCAAATTGCATTGGGAAATGGAAGCCTCAAAAAAGTTGGAGAACCTAAAGAAATGGAATGCAGACTCACTTCACTCAGAGCCCGACGGCTTGAAAGTGCATTATGTAGCGCTCCAGGAGATCTATTTCCTGGCAAGATCCAACAACAATATGATCCCACTTCAAGAACCGTGTAATGCCTTTTAGGCTTCGAACCATTTAACTTAAGTGGCCGGCCTCCTCATGGGGCAATggtatttttgaattttactTTCCTTTGTGTGACGAGTGCATGGACAGAGAGAGCCTTTCAGTTGACCTGAGGAGCTTGATCAAGTAAAGCAGAACATTTCGACATCTCAGGGGATATTCCCACCCATTGCTTGGTACGTCCCGTTATGCCTTTTCTAAATTATTTATGAGGTCTCTGTAGGCCAATTTGTTTCGCTCTTCGCCTCGTTCACCAAGAAATGTGACCTGCAGAAGCACGTAGAAGAAGAACGGACATCACAATTCATGAATTCATGAGACTCTTTCTCGAAGGGCTTCTCGTTGACAAGGACGTGATTGAATGACtgccttcaaaattcaaagcgGCCAACCAAAGTTTCCATTTATAACATAAAGTCTCCATTACTGAAAGTAATGCTTTAATGCAATCCATTGATGGATGAtgcaaaagagaaagaggaattCCCGTCCTGCATTCGACTCGTGCTCTACATAAAAATATGTAACTGGCAATTTCGAGAAGAAACAGAACGGGAAAATGGTGCACTAACAACTGTGCACAATTTTTCGTCTAAAATGCCAACGAATGCGGAATCTATCTTTCACCATGTGCTAAACTTGCTGGTTGTGAAATTCTAAGATGCATCCACTGGAGTGTACCTCACTTACTACCATCATCGCGTCGGCCCGGCAAGAACTAAATCTAGAATTAAAGGCGTAATTTTGTCTTGACAGAAACTCATCGGTCTGATGGTTAATTAGCTTcatgtttttcaaacattttttcacagAGACACTGAATTAGAGCTTTCTAGGACCTAGATTACTGTGGATTTAGCCATCCATCAAACGAAAGGAATTGAACCTTCGTCGTAAGAAAAGGCGCTGATCCTGGCACTGGGACCATCAACTTCATTTGTGCACACACGTATCTGTAAGGAGGAGTTTCTCAGACAATTTTCAACGAGCCAaggtgcttgcttgcttgcttgcctttACAGAGCCTGAAGATGTCTTTTCCGTCTTCTTTTCCCTACAAAAATGCACTACTTTGACTTGCTAAAGCAATCTCTTAGGAGTTCATAAACGCGAGGCAGGAAGGATGTCCAATTTGACATTAGCATGAAAAATTCATCTTTCTACTCATCTTGCCTTCGTTCGGTTCAAAGAAAGCGAGCTTGGGGAAAGCATCCAACCAAATGAGACTCCGACAAAACTCATGGAGATTGAGGAACAACTCGATGGGACAGCCCGGAAAAGCGAATAGTTAAAGGGCCCACgcgaaaaaaagttttcgGGAACATCCGAAAGTAGCCTTTAGATTAGAGGATTCCACCAAAGGCTGCGACAGGATTTACCCTGACGACTATGTCGTTATGATGACAACTCCCCTTGTCGCAGCCCATGGAAGGataaaagaaggaaggaaggaaggaaggcagGCCACGGCCTTCCATGGCCTTGCCTTTGTGAACAAGAGAGTCCGACTGGCTGACTGACGGGGATGAACAATTTCAAGGCCTCGAAATTGCTGAGTAGTTTCACAATCAAACGCGGGTGAAAGGCTCGCCCCTCTCTTTGAAACCTGACTTGGCAATTAGGCTCTGCATTACGTTCTGTGAGATATGAAAGATTCGCTTTAATATTAAAGTAAACCTGAgtggtttctttttcatctagCCTTGTCATCGTGCTCATTTTCAAGAGGCTgggatgcattttttttcacttgctCCCTTATGGATAATTCTTTGACCTGGCTCCTTCCTTCATTCTGTTGCTTTCATGTGATGCTGCCTTTCCTCCATGGACTTGGAACGATAATGTTGTACACCGGTATATCGCAGTCCCCGGCTTGTCGCAGCTTCTCTTACCGTCAGAATGAACCTTCATTGGTCGTGCCTCCATGGATCTTGATCTCTGCATTCATTTATGTCTAGAGCCACTTCCCAGGCCTCTTGATGCCCAACTACTATACGAACCATCTACTTCATCGTTGCTCACTTGATGCAAAAGAAATGAGGGTCTCCTCTTTCTAGGGATGGAGCCCCACAAAAATGGTCTCTCCCCTCTCTAGTAAGCTCGTCAGACCCTCAATGCAATGATAGGAATTTCTCTGGGACCATCCTTCAATCACTCACGGATCAGTCGGACGAATCAGTAGTATAACCAGCCAATGCACCAAAACCGGAATGCACTTTTTTCGCCAATGTCATTCAATCCTACGGTTGCTTTGCGTTGTAGTTTGAGTTCCTCCGGCTTTtcctcaaaatgaagcaatggGATCTCGGGGCATGCACAACTGACCGCGT encodes:
- the LOC131879692 gene encoding zwei Ig domain protein zig-8-like → MKSRQVLQGLLFIYFVQSSLPLENLIGKQVKPLPDPDPIFNPYPTPDTGPYFDLHRTVNVTALKGVTTHLVCRVKRLGNHTVSWIRIADTSLLTVGRYTYTTDLRFEAFHSPHTDDWIVRLKNPKPKDTGIYGCQISTTPHQTHLVHLVVHEPNTKIIGGPDMFVDVGSMVNLSCVVGHTERPPSKVTWLHNGREISFRGPRNGVSVITEKAEETTIHLLMQGANGRDSGIYECVPSNAPKAQIKVHILRGNQVAGLQTNGSRPHFFFNTSSRMSLPHLLCQLLWIHVFPYLARSRYSV